The genomic stretch CTGCGGCGGCCCGTGGCCGCCGTCGGCACCCCTAGAGCCGGACAAGCAGCATGGTCCACGGGAACGGCGATCGCGCCTCGACGACCGTCCCGTGTTTCGACAACAGGGACACGAACCCGCGCTTGGACCAGTGGTTCAGGTGCCCGGGCGTGTTGCCGAGGTCCTTCAGGTAGGCGCCCCGCGCCATGTTCAGCCCGCGCCACAGCGGCTCGCGCGGGACGCTGACCAGCAGGTGCCTGGAGGCGACGCGCGCCATCTCGGCCACCGTGTGCTCCGGGTCGGGCACGTGCTCGAGGACCTCGATGGCGGTGGCCACCTCGAACTCCCCGTCGGCGAAGGGCAGGTTCTCGGCCTTCATCACCCGGTACTCGAGGTTCGGGACCTGGCGCTCGGCCCACTCGGCCTGCAGCTGCGGGTCGTCGAGGTCGATGCCGACCACGCGGCCGGCGATGCGGCGCGCCCACTTCTCGACGAGCACGCCCTCGCCGCAGCCGACGTCGAGCAGCGTCTGCGGCGCCGCCTGCACGAACAGCTCGTCCAGCGTGCGCTCGAAGCTCGCCATGAGCCGGCGCACGACCGGGTTCGTCGAGCCGTACTTGTCGTAGGTGTTGCCGGTGACCGTGCCCTCACGGTCGACCGTGACGGAGCCGCTCACGCCTTCACCGGCTCCCGGCCGGGCGCGTGGGCGCCGGTCGTGGCCTCCTGGCCGGTCGGCTCCGCGCCGGGCTCGTAGTGCGACGGCGGGATGCCGAGCT from Capillimicrobium parvum encodes the following:
- a CDS encoding class I SAM-dependent methyltransferase; this translates as MSGSVTVDREGTVTGNTYDKYGSTNPVVRRLMASFERTLDELFVQAAPQTLLDVGCGEGVLVEKWARRIAGRVVGIDLDDPQLQAEWAERQVPNLEYRVMKAENLPFADGEFEVATAIEVLEHVPDPEHTVAEMARVASRHLLVSVPREPLWRGLNMARGAYLKDLGNTPGHLNHWSKRGFVSLLSKHGTVVEARSPFPWTMLLVRL